In Lycium ferocissimum isolate CSIRO_LF1 chromosome 7, AGI_CSIRO_Lferr_CH_V1, whole genome shotgun sequence, the sequence ttatcccccaaaataactcgAATTCGGTTTTTAagccgctccatcatttaaacccgactaAATAATAACTCATAAGATCctcttattcccccaatacgtaggtatgaagtttgagggaattgggggatcttatgggttattatttagtcaggtcgggtttaaatgatgaagcgggtttaaaaaaggatttcgcgttattttgggggataattttcctcaagacaggggtatatttgaaaactttaaggatgagaggggtatttttgacccaaaataagttcggaggatatttttagccctttttccaaagtagaggggtatttttgacccttttccctttaattaaTCATGAAAACCAAGTTGGTACTTATTATTCCTAAGGGTTTAAGGCGGCATTTGTCCCTTGTATGTGAAGAAgtaaagttgattttttggaGGTACAAAAAATCCTAGATATTTAGTAAGAGATCTAGAATAGTCTAGTGTAGGATCTTGGATAATTatcttaaagaaaaatctagatattCTAGAGTAGTGTTAGAAGATAAGGCTAACTAGATATTTTGTAGATATATCTAGATAATTCTATCTAGAACCATCcctagacaagtataaataggggtgaCCTTAGTCATTTGTAACCAAGCCAAGTTAACCCAACACAACCCACTTCAAAGCCAAACCAACCCCAATTGTAAGTCATTTAAGCCAATTTAAAAAAGTCTTTCTTTACATAATCAAATTCTCCTTTTcatagcttcctcttctttagttgaatcttccgatcttagttacgatcttgggctagcagaaggtttctccgatttacttttcttctgctatatttctctacatggtatcagagccataaCCATACGTTGGCTGCTGGGTTTTGTTTCAAGATCGGATTAGTGGTAGATTCAACTGGTTTCTCTAAATGAATTTGAGCGGTCGTGTTAATGGACTGGGGATGGAGTTGTTGAATCAGTCCAATTACAAGGTATGGAAGGcatgtatggaatcataccttgtGGGCGAGGATTTGTGGGATGTTGTTAATGGGAGTGACACAAATCCTCCTACTAACGGACAGGAAAATAGCAAAGACATATAAGAAATGGAAGCAGATTAATGCGAAGGCGGAGTTCATCCTAAAGAGATCCATCTCGCACAACTTGTTTGATCATATTATAAGGTGCAAATCGACCTCATGAAATTTGGAGGACCCTTGATCGTTTGTTCAATAAGAAGGATGAAGCCCGCTACGATATTGGAGAATGAATTGGCGAACACCACTCGAGGTAATCTATCTATTCTTTGAGTACTTTTTGAATATTAAGAATTTATGTTCGAGATCTCTTTATTAAACCCCGACGAGGCTATCTCGAATCACgaatgagaagaattattatTCGTGGTTTAAAGTCGAATATATTCCTTTTGTCACATCAATTCAAGGATGGGCTCAACAACCATCCTTGGAGGAGTTTGAGAATTTGTTGTCATCACAGGAGCTACTAGCCAAACAGATGGCTGGTGTATCGATCAAAGAAAGGGAAGGAAATGCTCTTGCAGCTAACCGAAGGAATCTTAAAGTAAGGCAAAAACAAAGTGGCTCAAGAGAGATGGCGTATTCTGAATTCCAAGAGGGTTCAAGCTCTCCAAGACAGAAGGAGGAGTCTTCTAATTATGGTAAGTCTATTAAATGTTACCGATGTGGTCAAATAGGACACATAAAAGATATTGCCGAACAAAAGAGAGCAATATGGCTCAAGTCGAGAAAGTTGTCGAAGAAGAAAGGCGGGGAAGGTGCTTCGTAGGGCCGAGACTCGAGCGAAAGAGATGCCTTAGCTTCCctcaattttgaaaaaggtcgGATCGTGGATTCGGGAGATAATACAACCCATCATGTGGAGAAAGAATGCATTGGTGTCATCAACAAAAAGCAAGAATATTCTGAAGACGTTCAGATTGGTGACGTGGTAGCTGCCATCGAGAAAATCAACGAAGCAGATCCTGAAATTGGTAATAAAAGTCTAGTCGTGGAGGATATTGAAGTAGATCCTGAGAATGAAGTTTCTGAAACTATATATGGCAACGGGGACCATTCCGGAGAAAGCATTGAGGGAGTTGTAGTGGAAGTTGAAGTCTCTGGTCAATCATCTGCCATATCAGAGTCAATCACTAGCTTAGATCAAATACTGGAAGCAGATGGAGAAGCCGACGGTCAAATAAAGGAAGAGGTTGACATTGAAGGCTCAATTTCATATGGAGACACAAACGGTATGATTTTTGGAAGCTCTGAAGCTGCCAAACAATTTATTGAGGAGCCGGAAAGAGAATGTAGTGGTGGATCCTATGTTGGTGTTGAGTCTTCGAAGGGTATTCATGGTCAGATCGTCATCGACTCAGATGGTTCTCCAGATAACACAATTGTCAAGGAGCTAAGAGAAAGGGGGAGCCTGGAAACTCAAGAACGTAAAACTCAGCATGGAGATGATTCACGTGATTCGCAAAGGCCAAAAAGAAATATTGTTAAGCTAGCTCGCTATAACGATGAAAAATTTACCGGTACGTATTCATGCTTCTTTGCGGGCCCAATTAATGGCGGAAAACCTTCGTCATTTGAAGAAGCAAGAGGATACAGGAAAGTATGTCTGAGATCTTCACCAAGGCACACCCAAAAGCTTCGTCTGAGTTCTTCTGCAACAAGCTCGGGGTAGTTTCCAAAAAATCACTTTAAGGGGGAGTGTGAAGAAgtaaagttgattttttggaGGTACAAAAAATCCTAGATATTTAGTAAGAGATCTAGAATAGTCTAGTGTAGGATCTTGGATAATTatcttaaagaaaaatctagatattCTAGAGTAGTGTTAGAAGATAAGGCTAACTAGATATTTTGTAGATATATCTAGATAATTCTATCTAGAACCATCcctagacaagtataaataggggtggCCTTAGTCATTTGTAACCAAGCCAAGTTAACCCAACACAACCCACTTCAAAGCCAAACCAACCCCAATTGTAAGTCATTTAAGCCAATTTAAGAAAGTCTTTCTTTACATAATCAAATTCTCCTTTTCATAGCtacctcttctttagttgaatcttccgatcttagttacgatcttgggctagcagaaggtttctacgatttacttttcttctgctatatttctctacattGTACTCTATCACTTTCAATATGATCGAAATGCTTTCATTTTTAACAATTTTTCAGTTGAAGAAACCATTGAGTTTGTCCCTTCCATCCACGAATTTTTTTGTCATAGATATACACATAAACCATAGTACTCTTCTAGTTTAATTTGGCATTTtgcctttttttctcctttatgAACGTGAACTCAATCTACAATGAGAAGtattagaaagaaagaaaaaatagatgCTCTTTTCTCGTAGAATATATATGAGAATtatattgatatttttttttcttaaaaaaatcgTCTATTATATTTAGTTGGAAAACCTCATATAAGTGCATAAAAACACGTGTTTTAACTAGCATGAGATATTTAATTagttggaaaattgtaaagttaaTGGGCCGACGTTACCAACCGTGCAATTAATGGTATCAATTTGTGGGTGAAATCTTTGTAAATTCAATCACGAGCGGGAATGAATATATGAGTATATAGCAAAGTGAAGGTGTCTTCCTAAATTGCATCAAGTACATGATAACACGCGAATTGACAACACATGAATGGAGTATATATGAGCATATAGCAAAATGAAGTGCGTATATAGCAAAACTAAGGTGcctcttttcttcttcattcttttaaGGCCAGGTCTATACAAAAGTACACGAGTACATGACAAGTGACAACACAAGAATCGTTTCCTAGATTAACAACACGCATCACCAGAAAAGCTAATTACGACTCTATGCAGAAATTAATGCAAATACTATTAATATCTTCCTATCTATACAGAGAAAGAGGAAATGGTAATCGAATTTGCATCTTCCTCTTGAGCCAGAATTTTCTCTAagagaattcaaaatataaagaagtaacaCATGAAGAAGTCAAGAATGCGGATTCGATATttagtatatatgtacatatacattaaACAAGATTTGACATTTGTATATTCATCGTCGGAACACATGTTCTTCACCTGAGTCTTGATCAACATGCCTAATCCAATGCTTTGGATTTTTTCTGGACTTCAGACTTCCATCATAATTACTGCTTGCTATATAAGCAATCTCTAATCCATAATTTCCAAATGGAAGTGTTATTGCTCTCACAACATTTACTTTGGCATCCAGCACCCCTTTCCAGCTGAACCTACTGCTTACACTTATATTATTCCTTTTGCTTTCACTTTTACATACCAAAATTGCTCCATGTTGACTCAATTTAACACTAGTTAAAGCTCTGGCAAAGTCTTTTCTCCCACCATCAACAATCAGAAAATGAACCCTATAGATCAGCTTTTTTCTCATTACCTCCTCCACCTCTCCCACCACGACTTCCGGCAAGGAGACGTCAGCCAATAACTTGTGCATGGCGCTGACGTATTCTACTCTTGACGCTTCTTCCGGTACGACGCATATGTGCCTCCCATGTGTGTGTTTCGCCGCTATGGCCAGGCCTGTCGTAAAAGACATACAGTACTTAAGTACCTAATTAATAAAAAGATGCATATGATCTCTCAATTAACAGTAAATTTAAGCTTTTGGATGAGGTGATTATACGATTTAATTACTGTAACATGGTACCACAACATGCAAAGCTCTCAATTTAATTATCAGTGTCACCCGTTAATActacaaaaaattaaatgagATTAAGTGTGTTCTATTTAACAGTTATATAACTTTAAAGATAAAGTGATCACACAATTTAATACCCGTGCTTGTGGGGATATTTGCGTTGCCACTTTCTTGTTTCTTCCGTACTTCAACTATTAATTTTGCGTTATATCCTGCAGCTATGGCTGATAAAAATTCCGCAGCAGTTGTTTTACTTGATATTTCACACTGCATGCATATGAGTCCAATTAatcaattgaaggaaaaaagaatagaaggcacgtatatagatatatagacaAATTAATAGAAGTAAATTGTTTTTGCTtactatttgtatggtgtcaAGATAAGCTTTAGAAGCTGTTTCTGGAGACCAAACTAATGTCATCTCTATTATttcttcttcgtcttcttcTTTTAAGGAGGATGTTTTCCTTTCAGTacatgaaagaaattaaatGGTGGATTAATTATCTTGTACAAGAGGTGTTTGGTtgctattatatatatatatatatatatatatatatatatatatatatctatatatctatataaagtAGATATATagtttgtttcttgaaaaccgTTGGCATTTTGTATCCACAACACCAAACCTGCCTTAGTAGCTAAGCTAGTCAATGagctttttctaatttttaaaactGTCTTTTTCTACCTATAGATAATTTAAACTTAGTACTCCTATTAAATTTAGTTATGAGCAACAGATCCATCTCCTAGATATCattctttgttttttaaaacTCTATTTTATCATTTGGTACGACACTATATAATTTGGGTGTTGACATTGAGATATAACACAAAAGCCAACAACCTTTATAAACTACGGCGTACTTTCCTGAAGCATCTAGCTAATTAGCTTGTTCTATATGTGCATGAACCTAATGTAAGAGATGTAATTTATGCTAGCTAATCGACAAAATACGCACATTTACGTGGATAGGCATGGTTGGTTAAATTAataccttttttaaaaataaaaaaaaattgttaagaaTTTGAATTATAGTATAAAGGAAATACGCATGGAAGTGATGCATCGTTGAGTCAACTTCTCCAGTTGCAATTAGTTGGAGCGTGataactactaaataaaagtgaacgTTCCTTTTTCAGATTTCTTTTCCCAACTAGTTGCTTACAAAACTACATTTAGCCCCTCAATTCTTCTCCTACTCTATAAATctaaatagtcaaatcagataaTTACGttaaatttttatataaggtCTACCAATTAATTTATCTAATCAAAATCCACTAGGGCCGTACAGAGTTCAGCGTAGACCTTACCGTATATTAAgatctaaaaataaataaataaacaaaaattagGAAGATGTGATAACTTATCATGGCGGCCTAGAGGATGAATGATGCTCATcaattatttatgttttatttattcGCGACCATTATATGCACAAACTATATAAGTTGCTCAATCCATTAATAATCAAAACTTTAGCGgtaacttcatgaattaagcTTGTTACATCATTCGTTTGTCTCAAAACTTTTATCtgttaggggtcgtttggttggaaacaagttatcctgggataacttatcctaggattagttattccacacTCCCATAGGGATAAAATAACATTACTATCTCGGGATTAGTTATACCGCGACTTTAtcccaaccaaacatgggataaactcatctcaaatataatcccgagattatttatccttatccctCATACCAAACTAGCCCTTAAATTATAGCTAGCGTGGAGGAATATTAGTGATAATAAGAGCTGAAATACCATCCacaatgaaaaaaatatttaagctGTTAGATAGTGATAGTATAAAAAGTCTTTATAATATCATTTATCAATGTATATAACATAAATCTTATTGATAATTATCAAAATCTAGTGCgaaatattattaataattattgAAATCTAATTAAACAATGAAGATTACTAGGGTTCAAATTCCAGCATAGATTAACATAAAAATTAGTAGGCTATTTCTGCCTATTTATCTAAGCTGTAATTAGAGAGCATACATCTAAAATTTGTGCGGAAGATAACAGCTGTTCGGTGAATAGTCGATGTGTACATTTTCCAAACTGACCCGAAAATCACAATTtaccaaagaaaaagaaaaacaaagcaTCTAAAGCgtatgaatattatttttggttGATCAATCCGACCCCCCTGCCAACCATACcatctcttttcttctttgttttaatttaaaaaggtATCAAAAAACTGGTGAATGGTTTTGTGACACATACTaggttttttaattaaaactcCTTTCCTTTATACCTGATAATTAAGGTTATGGCAAGCTGCAGCTTAATTATCAAATCTTGAGTTATATATTCGAGAACATGTTCATGTAAGTTACATAAAAATTGTGGGAAAGGATGTTCGATGTTTTATTCATATAGGCGGATCCATGATTTAAAGTTTATAATTTTGACAATAAATTCAagttaatatataataatagttaGGTTCACAatcaaatttatatatatagtgaatTTTTAACTTTATAAGGCTAGATCTGCGCCCTACTTTTTAAGATGCGTAAAAGGGAAAATGGTGTACAGTTCATGGGATTTTATTATATTAAGGGTTATTTGCACTTTGGCtctattttgtgttggtctttaatttctgtCCCTCAAATAAATAACGaacataattttatattttcgcatcataatatttcataagtTATGTTCCGCACTTGCTCTACCAGCCGTAAGTTCAATTTAGAACTGCAAAAATTAAggccatttgaaggacaaaccgtgcaatttcttcttgTGTTAAGCCGCAAAATTATCAAGTGAATCCAAATCTTATGTCATTTCAACCAAAAAGCCTTACGCCAGATATTTTTATGGGCCAGCATCAGTTATAGCCCAATTGCCAACAAAAATCAATCCTCTTAACCGTTATATTGGCCgttaaaaaaattaacgaaCACTTCACTCTTTGTACATAGCTCAAGAACAAGGAACTCAAAGCACAAAAACTGATGCTTCTTGTAGCAAATTCAAACCAAACATGGAACTTAACACACCCAACACTTACTTTCTCACAAAAATGCAAAACACAAGTGGACATTGATCAACTTCATGCCCGATTAATAACCACAAGACTAATAAAAAATCCATTTTTGACCACAAAACTTATCTTAAACTTCTCTTCTTCCCCTTACACACCCGTCATTGAATTTGCTCGTTTTCTATTCTTTTCTGATAACTTCTGTTGTTCAAAGCGAAATCAAGAAGACCCATTTCTTTGGAATGTAATAATGAAGTCTTTTTCACATGGAAATGACCCTTATAAGGCTTTTGAAGTGTTCTGTCTAATGCTTAAAAATGGTGTTTTTGTGGATGAGTATTCTTTATCTATAGTGTTGAAAGCATGTTCAAAAATGGGTTTTGTTAAGCATGGAATGCAAGTTCATGGACTATTGAGGAAATTAGGATTTGGGTCTGAtgtatttttgcaaaattgtTTGATTTCTATGTATATAAGGTGTGGGTATGTTGAGTATGgtcaccaagtgtttgatagaATGTCCATGAGAGATTCTATTTCATATAATACTATGATTGATGGGTATGTGAAATGTGGCATGCTTGATGTTGCttgttgtttgtttgattttatgcCAATGGAGATGAGGAATTTGGTTTCTTGGAATGCTATGCTTACTGGTTATGTCAAATTGGATCAAGGGTTTGATGTTGTTTGGGatttgtttgataaaatgcccGAAAGGGATTTGGTTTCTTGGAATTTGATGCTTTATTGTTGTGTGAAAAGTggaaattttgaaaagggtACTGCTTTCTTTGACATGATACCGAAGAAGGATGTTGTTAGTTGGGCTATAATGGTGGATGGGTATGCAAAAATTGGTAAGATTGATATTGCAAGACGTTTCTTTGATGAAATGCCTGAAAGGGATGTGGTTTCTTGCAATGCTATTATGGCTGGGTATGTCAAGAATGGACACTGCCTTGAAGCATTAAAAGTATTTCGTGATATGTTAAGAGGGAGTAGCTTGGCTCCTGATAGTACCACCTTGTTGATTGCGCTTTCTGCAGTGGCAGAGTTAGGTTACATTGATGATGGGATTGGACTACACTGTTATATAGCGGAGAATGGGTTTCTTGTGGCTGGAAAGCTTGGTGTCGCTTTGATAGACATGTATGCAAAATGTGGCAATATAGATAGTGCAATGGGCGTGTTCAGTGAAATCAAAGAGAAAAACGTTGATCACTGGAATTCTATGATTGGTGGTTTGGCCATTCATGGCTTTGGGGACCTAGCTTTCCAATTGTTCATGGAGATGGAAAGACTTTCATTAGATATAGATGATATCACATTTATAACGGTTTTGAATGCTTGTGGTCATTCTGGACTGGTAAAGGAAGGCATGATCTGTTTCGAAATCATGAGAAGGGCACATCATATGGAACCTAAACTCCAGCATTATGGATGCATGGTTGACATCCTTAGCCGAGCAGGGTATGTGGAGGAGGCCATAAAATTTGTCGATGAAATGCCAATCTGTCCTAATGATGTAGTTTGGCGAACGTTGCTAAGTTCATGCAGGAATCAAGAAAACGTCCACATTGGAGACCCAATGGATAAGCATTTAGTTGGACTGAATTCTCATAATTCAAGTTCCTATGTGCTTTTGTCTAACGTATTTGCTCAATTTGGTAAGTGGGACTATGTGAGAAGGGTTCGGACAATAATGAAAGAAAGAGACCTGAAGAAAATTGTTGGAAGCAGTAGGATTGAGCTCCAAGGAATTGTCCACGAGTTCTCTGTGGGAGACAAATCCCATGATCAAGTTGAAGAGATCTATTCCACATTACAGATGGTTTGTGTATAGCTGTGAGGTCTCTCCTTTGTGGTCGAGGAGTTTACCTCCATTCACGAAGCCAATTTTAACTAGTCATTTGCATTTTCTAGCTCAGGACAGGGAATTATTTTAAGCTGTTCCTCTGTAATTAGCAAAGTACCAGGAAAGACAATCCTGCAACTTGTAAATTTAAGTCAATGTATCTAATAAGAGAAGTTCAAAATATAACTGCATGCAGTTAAACACTCTTTTACCTCCTTCACAATTCATAGAGTACCACATCTTGAATCCCCCATGCCACACCTAACTACCTCAAGGGCCAAGAATATGTGGATGTTAAATTCCACCAGTTAATGGGATAGGCATTGACATCATTAAAATGAGATTGTAACATAGTAATAAAGAAAATGTAAATGCAAGGACTTctagtattttattttattttttattttattttttatgttgtataatattgacCTGAGATAAGTTTACATAGAGTAACATGGTAAGTGAGAATTTTGGAATTGAggcttagtaggcgtttggccatcccatggtttgaaaccagtGCTTGGACATACGTTTggaaccatggtttgaaactatggtttcaactttttaaatataaaatttaacccataagtttatattttgtaaaaaaagatccataagttggtagatatttttaacaattacccccatcaatcacttaccaatttcattaacttccaccaaattttatttatgtctaccaaccttttaattttgtaaaaaaagacctatagtttaattttatttattgaactaaaatttgatcaattgatgttgtatttttagaaaggtcttctagtattaattttgagccggttgttatgaattagtgtattaattttgttatgaactgtgacttgctcatttggtaagattgtataagaattgagaatgttttgatagttttcacaacttgtggggtttttatgtgtATAAGAGAAAATGCTCCTTAAAATATctaaaatgcatgtccaaacatgatttcaaaccatagtttcaaaccatgtccaaacggggccttagttactattgttgttgtacttGTTTGGGGCATCGCTGAGCTAGATTATTATAGTTTGTGCGTCCAAGCTGCCAATACAAGATAAGAGCTTCAAAATAGCAAGTGTTTATAGTAAAGGGAACAGGGAGAGTGATCCAGTGGGATTCAGTAACTAAGTGAGTAATAGTTGATTCAAAGTTGAAGATTGTCATTGGTAGTGGATTAGGGTCCTTCCTATAGTAGAGAGACCAGCCCTAATGGTCCACCTAAGACGTGCGGTTAAGAGTCTTGGGAGTTGGAAATAAGCCATTCCACTCATTCATAGACAGAACATGAATGTCTAGAATCCATATTATAGAAGGAGACATTGCTTTTGCTAATTGAAACTGAAGGCTGATATAAAATCGATCTATTTCCGGCATCATATCCACAGTTAGCTCATTTATCCTAATTAGCAGTTCTAGCTTTGTTTCAAGGTCACGATGATTGATTCTTGGAGGTGGTTGTGAATATCTCGGAAGGTGGACATTGTGGGTTCACTCGGtaaccccctgtttggatggtggtttcccgtggttcattaatgtatggttttctatgaaaccatgtttgtttccattattcttaaaattatgtggtatggtATTGTAAACCCGTGGTTCATTCCATGATTATATAACCATAAAAAGTCTCAATTTTGAAAACCACGGATTTGGTGGTTTTTTGTGGTTGcgtatttcatttctccattataccccaccctccaccatccGCCCCacctcacccccaccctaccacgcACCCCCACCCCGACCCTACCACTCatccccaccccaccccacgctaccacccacccccacccccacgctaccacccaccccaccccactccCCCCgccacccacccccaccaccccaaccacaacccactacccctcacca encodes:
- the LOC132062637 gene encoding uncharacterized protein LOC132062637 produces the protein MTLVWSPETASKAYLDTIQICEISSKTTAAEFLSAIAAGYNAKLIVEVRKKQESGNANIPTSTGLAIAAKHTHGRHICVVPEEASRVEYVSAMHKLLADVSLPEVVVGEVEEVMRKKLIYRVHFLIVDGGRKDFARALTSVKLSQHGAILVCKSESKRNNISVSSRFSWKGVLDAKVNVVRAITLPFGNYGLEIAYIASSNYDGSLKSRKNPKHWIRHVDQDSGEEHVFRR
- the LOC132064058 gene encoding pentatricopeptide repeat-containing protein At2g45350, chloroplastic — translated: MLLVANSNQTWNLTHPTLTFSQKCKTQVDIDQLHARLITTRLIKNPFLTTKLILNFSSSPYTPVIEFARFLFFSDNFCCSKRNQEDPFLWNVIMKSFSHGNDPYKAFEVFCLMLKNGVFVDEYSLSIVLKACSKMGFVKHGMQVHGLLRKLGFGSDVFLQNCLISMYIRCGYVEYGHQVFDRMSMRDSISYNTMIDGYVKCGMLDVACCLFDFMPMEMRNLVSWNAMLTGYVKLDQGFDVVWDLFDKMPERDLVSWNLMLYCCVKSGNFEKGTAFFDMIPKKDVVSWAIMVDGYAKIGKIDIARRFFDEMPERDVVSCNAIMAGYVKNGHCLEALKVFRDMLRGSSLAPDSTTLLIALSAVAELGYIDDGIGLHCYIAENGFLVAGKLGVALIDMYAKCGNIDSAMGVFSEIKEKNVDHWNSMIGGLAIHGFGDLAFQLFMEMERLSLDIDDITFITVLNACGHSGLVKEGMICFEIMRRAHHMEPKLQHYGCMVDILSRAGYVEEAIKFVDEMPICPNDVVWRTLLSSCRNQENVHIGDPMDKHLVGLNSHNSSSYVLLSNVFAQFGKWDYVRRVRTIMKERDLKKIVGSSRIELQGIVHEFSVGDKSHDQVEEIYSTLQMVCV